In Aliarcobacter faecis, a genomic segment contains:
- the pnuC gene encoding nicotinamide riboside transporter PnuC has protein sequence MSYFEIIAVFLSILYLLLAIKQNAFGFIAAFFSTLIYSILFFDATLFMSSLLNAYYLIMAIYGYYSWKRGFKIENSKELKVSTLTLKSHIKLIIFLSILSFIVGYFMQNYTNASFAYLDSFVTIFSLSTTYLLTKKVLENWIYWVFIDSFAIYLYYQKEFYLTAVLFFIYTIMAIFAYFSWKKENLS, from the coding sequence ATGAGCTATTTTGAAATTATTGCAGTTTTTTTATCTATTCTTTATCTTCTTTTAGCAATTAAGCAAAATGCCTTTGGTTTTATAGCTGCTTTTTTTAGTACCCTAATATACTCTATTTTATTTTTTGATGCAACTTTATTTATGTCTTCACTTTTAAATGCATACTATTTAATTATGGCAATATATGGTTATTATAGCTGGAAAAGAGGGTTTAAAATTGAAAATTCTAAGGAATTAAAGGTTTCAACTCTAACTCTAAAATCTCATATTAAACTCATCATCTTTTTATCTATATTATCTTTCATAGTTGGGTATTTTATGCAAAATTATACAAATGCCTCTTTTGCTTATCTTGATAGTTTTGTAACCATTTTCTCTCTAAGTACTACATATTTACTAACAAAAAAAGTTTTAGAAAACTGGATTTATTGGGTTTTTATAGATAGTTTTGCTATATACTTATACTATCAAAAAGAGTTCTATCTTACAGCCGTTCTATTTTTTATCTACACTATTATGGCTATTTTTGCATATTTTTCTTGGAAAAAGGAGAATTTATCTTGA
- a CDS encoding methyl-accepting chemotaxis protein — translation MRNTNFGTKLLLILVGTVIVSLGAMIYFITSYSYENADLQAKNYIKATVKSYANEEKAVFDSTIKIVQSMVNRVEIAINTKETLTKAGMVESYKDILKQNDFLFTAWIGFEDDSYIFDRYDGSDKNPYYAPNGTFQPLVTNNKGSLELEALPNFDKNEVYIKYAYDNKRVAISTPYEYEMSSGKKVLMVTISAPIMVNGKIIGVTGVDFTLEAINDRISKIVLFDTGYLSLYETHGVVVSHPRGEAIGKPFSNLTTNPTILGIVEKGIKGEDYDFMTKSLRDGRDSYTYSHPFEFGNTGKYWMLACSVPVDEFMKEANSVRNFSLIFALVVTGLIIAIVMYSMKVLSKNLTAISGGLLGFFAFLNKESDKTTPITLDSKDEFGTMANVINTNIEKTKKLLEQDDILIQDVKRVVEEVKGGSLNSRIEKITDNTGLEELKNNFNAMLEVTQKNVCSDINKVVAVLESFSKLDFRVKIENDNGKIVNGINELATIINNMLVENKANGLTLEDSSKLLLANVDKLNLSSNEAAASLEETAAALEEITSNIRNNTENIAKMASYSNEIIKASTEGEKLANQTTFAMDEINIKVNLVNEAISVIDNISFQTNILSLNAAVEAATAGEAGKGFAVVAQEVRNLASRSAEAASEIKRIVQEATQKANEGKLIASNMIAGYKSLNESITSTTNLINDVEMSSKEQLNGIEQINDAVNELDRQTQQNAAIASQTNDIALNADEIARLIVEDANKKEFIGKNSVKAKQMQTNVSQKHSYVNIENSKKEKKNIEDISAEKPKPKKLEKISEKVETDEWESF, via the coding sequence ATGAGAAATACAAATTTCGGTACAAAATTACTGCTAATTTTGGTCGGTACAGTAATAGTTTCTTTGGGAGCTATGATATATTTTATAACTAGCTATTCGTATGAAAACGCAGATTTACAAGCAAAAAACTATATAAAAGCGACTGTTAAATCTTATGCAAATGAAGAAAAAGCAGTTTTTGATAGTACAATAAAAATTGTACAATCTATGGTAAATAGAGTAGAAATTGCTATAAATACAAAAGAGACTTTGACAAAAGCTGGGATGGTTGAATCTTACAAAGATATTTTGAAACAAAATGACTTTTTATTTACAGCTTGGATAGGATTTGAAGATGATAGTTATATATTTGATAGATATGATGGAAGTGATAAAAATCCATATTATGCACCAAATGGCACTTTTCAACCATTAGTTACAAACAATAAAGGTAGTTTAGAGTTAGAAGCTTTACCAAATTTTGATAAAAATGAAGTTTATATAAAATATGCTTATGATAATAAAAGAGTTGCTATTTCAACTCCTTATGAATATGAGATGTCTAGTGGTAAAAAAGTTTTAATGGTTACTATTTCAGCACCAATTATGGTAAATGGTAAAATAATAGGAGTTACAGGGGTTGATTTTACTCTTGAAGCTATTAACGATAGGATTTCAAAAATAGTTCTATTTGATACAGGGTATTTATCTTTATATGAAACTCACGGAGTTGTTGTATCTCATCCAAGAGGTGAAGCTATTGGAAAACCTTTTTCAAATTTGACAACAAATCCTACAATCTTGGGAATTGTTGAAAAAGGTATAAAAGGTGAGGATTATGATTTTATGACAAAAAGCTTAAGAGATGGTAGAGACTCTTATACTTATTCACACCCTTTTGAGTTTGGAAATACTGGAAAATATTGGATGTTGGCATGTAGCGTACCTGTTGATGAGTTTATGAAAGAGGCAAATAGTGTGAGAAATTTCTCTTTAATCTTTGCTTTAGTTGTAACAGGATTGATAATAGCTATAGTTATGTATAGTATGAAAGTTTTAAGTAAAAATTTAACAGCAATTAGTGGTGGACTTTTAGGCTTTTTTGCATTTTTAAATAAAGAGTCAGATAAAACAACTCCTATAACACTTGATAGTAAAGATGAGTTTGGAACTATGGCAAATGTCATAAATACAAATATTGAAAAAACAAAAAAGCTTTTAGAACAAGATGATATTTTGATACAAGATGTAAAAAGAGTAGTTGAAGAGGTTAAAGGAGGTTCTTTAAATAGTAGAATAGAGAAGATTACAGATAATACTGGGCTTGAAGAGTTAAAAAATAACTTTAATGCAATGCTTGAAGTTACTCAAAAAAATGTTTGTTCTGATATAAACAAAGTTGTAGCAGTTTTAGAGAGTTTTTCTAAGTTAGATTTTAGAGTGAAAATAGAGAATGATAATGGGAAAATTGTAAATGGTATAAATGAACTAGCCACTATTATAAACAATATGTTGGTAGAAAATAAAGCAAATGGATTGACTTTGGAAGATAGTTCAAAACTTCTTTTGGCAAATGTTGATAAATTAAATTTAAGCTCAAATGAGGCAGCAGCTTCACTTGAAGAGACAGCCGCAGCTCTTGAAGAGATTACAAGTAATATTAGAAATAACACAGAAAATATAGCAAAAATGGCAAGTTACTCAAATGAGATTATAAAAGCATCAACTGAGGGCGAGAAATTGGCAAATCAGACAACTTTTGCTATGGATGAGATAAATATAAAAGTAAATCTAGTAAATGAGGCAATTTCTGTAATAGATAATATCTCTTTCCAAACAAATATTCTAAGCCTAAATGCAGCAGTTGAAGCAGCAACAGCTGGTGAAGCTGGAAAAGGTTTTGCAGTTGTTGCTCAAGAGGTACGAAATCTTGCAAGTAGAAGTGCTGAAGCTGCGAGTGAGATTAAAAGAATAGTTCAAGAGGCTACACAAAAGGCAAATGAAGGAAAACTTATAGCTTCAAATATGATAGCTGGTTATAAAAGTTTAAATGAATCTATTACTTCAACTACAAATTTAATAAATGATGTAGAGATGTCTAGTAAAGAGCAGTTAAATGGAATAGAGCAGATAAATGATGCTGTAAATGAGCTTGACCGTCAAACACAACAAAATGCAGCTATTGCTTCACAAACAAATGATATAGCATTAAATGCTGATGAGATAGCAAGACTAATAGTAGAAGATGCAAATAAAAAAGAGTTTATAGGGAAAAATAGTGTAAAAGCTAAGCAAATGCAGACAAATGTATCGCAAAAACATAGCTATGTAAATATTGAAAATAGTAAGAAAGAGAAGAAAAATATTGAGGATATAAGTGCTGAAAAACCAAAACCAAAAAAGCTTGAAAAAATAAGTGAAAAGGTAGAAACTGATGAGTGGGAGAGCTTTTAG
- a CDS encoding alanine racemase, giving the protein MAKILLNKKNLFYNLEVISKKATNKNKIAVVLKDNAYGHGLIEIAKLCYEFGIEKAVVRTIEDARKIESYFSYILVLADQTFHNYSHTFHIAINSLDDIEKVPQNANVHLKIDTGMHRNGIAIEDIEVAILGLLKHKANITGVFTHHRGADTLSTDFFWQKENFSLVKNSVKNICEKLLLPLPSFHSCNSAGLFRESNFENLNEDFARVGIATYGYLDNDGVFDFPKLKPVMSLWASKMATRYLKKGQSIGYGGKFTATEDMVVSTYDIGYGDGFLRLNEEDSYTTPKGFKVLGRVSMDNLSLNSNENNICLFDDVTTLAKIHKTITYEITCSLKENIKKEILL; this is encoded by the coding sequence GTGGCAAAAATATTATTAAATAAAAAAAATCTTTTTTATAATCTTGAAGTTATTAGTAAAAAAGCAACAAATAAAAATAAAATTGCTGTTGTTTTAAAAGATAATGCTTATGGTCACGGGTTAATTGAAATAGCAAAATTATGTTATGAATTTGGGATAGAAAAAGCAGTTGTAAGAACTATAGAAGATGCAAGAAAAATAGAAAGTTATTTTTCATATATTTTAGTTCTAGCAGACCAAACTTTTCACAACTATTCACATACTTTTCACATAGCAATAAATAGTTTAGATGATATAGAAAAAGTACCACAAAATGCAAATGTTCATCTCAAAATTGATACAGGAATGCACCGAAATGGAATAGCAATAGAAGATATAGAAGTGGCTATTTTAGGGCTTCTTAAACATAAAGCCAATATTACAGGGGTTTTCACACATCATAGAGGTGCTGATACTCTAAGTACGGATTTCTTCTGGCAAAAAGAGAATTTTTCTCTTGTAAAAAATAGTGTAAAAAATATATGTGAAAAACTTTTATTACCTCTCCCCTCTTTTCACTCTTGCAATTCAGCAGGGCTTTTTAGAGAGTCAAATTTTGAAAATTTAAACGAAGATTTTGCTAGAGTTGGAATTGCAACTTATGGATATTTAGACAATGATGGAGTATTTGATTTTCCAAAGCTAAAACCTGTTATGTCATTATGGGCTTCTAAAATGGCAACTAGATATTTAAAAAAAGGGCAAAGTATTGGATATGGTGGAAAATTTACAGCAACAGAAGATATGGTAGTAAGTACTTATGATATAGGATATGGAGATGGGTTTTTAAGACTAAATGAAGAAGATAGCTACACAACTCCTAAGGGATTTAAAGTTTTAGGAAGAGTCTCAATGGATAATCTATCTTTAAATAGTAACGAAAATAATATTTGCTTATTTGATGATGTTACTACTTTAGCAAAAATCCATAAAACAATTACTTATGAAATAACTTGTAGCCTAAAAGAGAATATAAAAAAAGAGATTTTACTATAA
- a CDS encoding choline/ethanolamine kinase family protein gives MNIEEIKNLNIFGNLNISIEILKSQGFNNISYLIKTKNQNYVLRVFKSNQSVNISREFEFKTQEMANKLNIAPKPIFLNDNFMIYEYLNGVHKEKLSKNELKNLISTIKTLHSIKQKSKSYDFKKDFKSYKKNLKNKNSKDILKKLKSALKRSKKYKKELVLSHFDLNPKNILFSQNSVRIIDWEYAGTNDRFFDLASICIEFKLDKKMEKVALKSYFKTEALKRKKFKYYTKKLETFKIIYKSFCYLWFSSQNLA, from the coding sequence TTGAATATAGAGGAGATAAAAAATCTAAACATTTTTGGGAATCTTAATATTTCAATAGAGATATTAAAATCTCAAGGTTTCAACAATATAAGCTATTTAATCAAAACAAAAAATCAAAACTATGTTTTAAGAGTTTTTAAATCAAATCAAAGTGTAAATATTAGTAGAGAATTTGAGTTTAAAACACAAGAAATGGCAAATAAACTAAATATTGCTCCAAAACCAATTTTTTTAAATGATAATTTTATGATTTATGAATATTTAAATGGTGTGCATAAGGAAAAACTATCAAAAAATGAACTAAAAAATCTTATTTCTACAATAAAAACATTACACTCTATTAAACAAAAATCAAAGAGCTATGACTTCAAAAAAGATTTTAAAAGCTACAAAAAAAACCTTAAAAATAAAAACAGTAAAGATATACTAAAAAAGCTAAAATCAGCTCTTAAAAGATCAAAAAAGTATAAAAAAGAGCTTGTTTTATCACACTTTGATTTAAATCCAAAAAATATTTTGTTTTCACAAAATAGTGTTAGAATAATAGACTGGGAATATGCTGGAACAAATGATAGATTTTTTGATTTGGCTTCTATTTGTATTGAGTTTAAGCTTGATAAAAAAATGGAAAAAGTGGCTTTAAAAAGCTACTTTAAAACTGAAGCTTTAAAAAGAAAAAAGTTCAAATACTATACAAAAAAGCTAGAAACTTTTAAAATAATCTACAAAAGTTTCTGCTATTTATGGTTTAGTTCTCAAAATTTGGCTTAA
- the uvrC gene encoding excinuclease ABC subunit UvrC — MNLEEKLKQLPNNAGVYQYFDNSGHLLYIGKAKNLKNRVKSYFKFSPTLQASTDLSPRIFKMISETSFIEWIVVPNEHDALILENSLIKQLKPKYNVLLRDDKTYPYIYINLNEDFPRLEITRKIEKGKNIKYFGPYSSGAKDMLDSIYEIVPLVQKKSCIKGKKACLFYQIEKCLAPCEGKIDKDGYKKLLDEALTYIYNKIKLISKLKEKMQFYSENFRFEEAMNLRDRIKTIEKSQIKTGIDLATNEDLDIFAIKVSNKKAALVRMFIRDGKLASSNYDFIKIDDELEFDLDEAYKRAIINYYSNDLPIIPKEIIVADELSEVECIEEFLQQRFSKKIKIVNPKIDKKSTIIKIALNNCDELLRLENIKNENSIYEELKELFSLRTTPNIIEAFDNSHLMGQATVGAMIVWNENLNSFDKKAFRHYNLDSKYEYSQMREMLIRRVESFSKNPAPDLWVIDGGETLLKLAFDIIKSVGVNLDIIAIAKEKIDAKAHRAKGSAKDIIHYKNEKDEFKNFNLPTSDKRLQFVQRLRDEAHRFAISFHKKQKRVQDKQISLLQIKGIGEAKIKKLLLYFGEFDKIKSSSFDELKNVLNEIDAQNIIDYFKKEECGKNIIK, encoded by the coding sequence ATGAATTTAGAAGAGAAACTCAAACAACTCCCAAATAATGCTGGTGTTTATCAATACTTTGACAATAGTGGACATCTTTTATATATAGGAAAAGCAAAAAATCTAAAAAATAGAGTAAAAAGTTACTTTAAATTTAGCCCTACTTTACAAGCTTCTACTGATTTAAGTCCAAGAATATTCAAGATGATTAGTGAAACCTCTTTTATAGAGTGGATAGTTGTTCCAAATGAACATGATGCTTTAATTTTGGAAAACTCTCTAATAAAACAGCTAAAACCAAAATATAATGTACTTTTAAGAGATGACAAAACATACCCTTATATCTATATAAATTTAAATGAAGATTTTCCCAGACTTGAAATTACTAGAAAAATAGAAAAAGGTAAAAATATAAAATATTTTGGTCCATATTCAAGTGGTGCAAAAGATATGCTTGATAGTATCTATGAGATAGTTCCTCTTGTACAAAAAAAATCCTGTATTAAAGGAAAAAAAGCTTGTCTTTTTTATCAAATAGAAAAATGTTTAGCTCCTTGTGAAGGTAAAATAGATAAAGATGGGTACAAAAAACTTTTAGATGAAGCTTTAACATATATTTATAATAAAATAAAATTAATATCAAAACTAAAAGAAAAAATGCAATTTTACTCAGAAAATTTTAGATTTGAAGAGGCAATGAACTTACGAGATAGAATAAAAACTATTGAAAAATCTCAAATAAAAACTGGTATTGATTTAGCAACAAATGAAGATTTAGATATCTTTGCTATAAAAGTTTCAAATAAAAAAGCAGCTCTTGTAAGAATGTTTATAAGAGATGGTAAACTTGCTTCTTCAAACTATGATTTTATAAAAATAGATGATGAATTAGAGTTTGATTTAGATGAAGCTTATAAAAGGGCTATTATAAACTACTATTCAAATGATTTACCAATTATTCCAAAAGAGATAATTGTAGCCGATGAACTTAGTGAAGTAGAGTGTATTGAAGAATTTTTACAACAAAGATTTAGTAAAAAAATAAAAATAGTAAACCCAAAAATAGATAAAAAATCTACAATTATAAAAATTGCTTTAAATAACTGTGATGAACTTTTAAGACTTGAAAATATTAAAAATGAGAACTCTATTTATGAAGAACTTAAAGAACTATTTTCTCTAAGAACTACTCCAAATATAATAGAAGCTTTTGACAATTCTCATTTAATGGGACAAGCAACAGTTGGGGCAATGATTGTTTGGAATGAAAATTTAAACTCCTTTGATAAAAAAGCTTTTAGACACTACAATCTTGACTCAAAATATGAGTATTCTCAAATGAGGGAGATGTTAATAAGAAGAGTTGAAAGTTTTAGCAAAAATCCAGCTCCTGATTTGTGGGTAATTGATGGTGGTGAAACTTTGCTAAAACTTGCTTTTGATATTATAAAAAGTGTTGGAGTAAATTTAGATATTATTGCAATTGCTAAAGAGAAAATTGATGCAAAGGCACATAGAGCAAAAGGTAGTGCAAAAGATATAATTCACTATAAAAATGAAAAAGATGAGTTCAAAAACTTTAACTTACCTACAAGTGATAAAAGACTACAATTCGTACAAAGATTAAGAGATGAAGCTCATAGATTTGCAATAAGTTTTCATAAAAAACAAAAAAGAGTTCAAGATAAACAGATATCTTTACTTCAAATCAAAGGTATAGGTGAAGCAAAAATCAAAAAACTTCTTTTATATTTTGGAGAGTTTGACAAAATAAAAAGTTCATCTTTTGATGAATTAAAAAATGTTTTAAATGAAATAGATGCACAAAATATAATTGACTATTTTAAAAAGGAAGAGTGTGGCAAAAATATTATTAAATAA